In one window of Halomarina pelagica DNA:
- a CDS encoding C39 family peptidase has translation MVNGVFTKWLSSSTPKLDKLLKVPFDYQPEAEDECVIYCIWMALHYFKNKHPNVDLRKATESLSPDEIMEDMTIVEGGWKPNQDELTVVSERTNTLQFSLNAWQDGAPKSLFSMVKENIQNERPIIPFINGSRLREKTRENDGVHAVVASGYSLPQDGDEFVAIHDPWGYPEDIVERQKLEDAWDPWFNQVLTVSLSRRGSKIVGGNK, from the coding sequence ATGGTGAATGGCGTCTTCACGAAGTGGCTATCCAGCAGTACACCAAAATTGGATAAGCTGCTTAAGGTCCCATTCGACTATCAACCAGAGGCTGAGGACGAATGTGTGATCTACTGTATCTGGATGGCACTACATTACTTTAAAAACAAACACCCAAATGTAGATCTCAGAAAGGCTACGGAATCACTATCGCCAGACGAAATCATGGAAGACATGACGATCGTAGAGGGAGGATGGAAGCCGAACCAAGACGAGCTCACGGTCGTTTCCGAGCGGACAAATACTCTGCAGTTCAGTCTCAATGCTTGGCAGGACGGCGCTCCTAAATCTCTATTCAGCATGGTGAAAGAGAACATACAAAACGAGCGACCAATCATTCCGTTCATCAATGGCTCCCGATTACGGGAGAAGACACGGGAAAATGACGGTGTTCATGCGGTCGTTGCATCTGGCTATAGCCTGCCTCAGGACGGAGACGAATTTGTAGCAATCCACGATCCATGGGGATATCCAGAAGACATCGTAGAGAGGCAGAAGTTAGAAGATGCTTGGGACCCGTGGTTCAATCAAGTACTCACAGTATCCCTCTCAAGAAGAGGCTCGAAAATCGTGGGTGGAAATAAATGA
- a CDS encoding DUF6176 family protein has protein sequence MTDVILAEQEIEPGRTEDAVALFEEIGRVRDADDVMSALEREGVHTESAFLRRTDEADYVLYYIEAEDGEQVYDVYRDIVTDPEGEAEGLAEFVREFNDVMAGEPSVVEADLLYHLVTPDRP, from the coding sequence ATGACCGACGTGATATTGGCCGAACAAGAAATCGAACCCGGACGGACGGAGGACGCCGTGGCCCTGTTCGAAGAGATCGGCCGAGTGAGAGACGCCGATGACGTGATGTCGGCCCTGGAGAGAGAGGGCGTCCACACGGAGTCCGCGTTTCTCCGGCGAACTGACGAGGCCGACTACGTACTGTACTACATCGAAGCCGAGGACGGTGAGCAGGTGTACGACGTCTATCGGGACATCGTGACGGACCCCGAGGGAGAAGCGGAGGGGCTCGCGGAATTCGTCCGCGAGTTCAACGACGTAATGGCGGGCGAACCGTCCGTGGTCGAGGCCGACCTCCTCTATCACCTCGTGACTCCCGACCGTCCCTGA
- the ahbB gene encoding siroheme decarboxylase subunit beta, whose amino-acid sequence MTTAERLDRVDRAIVNAYQGGFPVVERPFEPAAAALRDRGIELSADDLLARIRRLDEGGVLTRFGALVDAEAIGGTATLVAMHAPEERFDEVADLVNAHREVAHNYEREHPHLNMWFVVSVAGGDGETASDRVEAVLADIEAETGQPTYDMPKLREFRVEAKFLLDGPIPEGDVDLSHLGPAVEPSGRTTLTPAERDLVLEIQGGLPLTATPYADVADAIGRDPEWVVRTIKRFDAEGKIRRVGVVPNHYALGYTENGMTVWNVPDGVVETVGPAVASLDFVTHCYQRPRHEPVWPYNFFAMTHGRSEEESRERIERVHEVMSEHWDVGEDDWDTLFSTRILKKTGIRMAERAEANTRP is encoded by the coding sequence ATGACTACGGCCGAGCGGTTGGATCGCGTCGACCGGGCGATCGTCAACGCCTATCAGGGCGGGTTCCCGGTCGTCGAACGACCCTTCGAACCGGCGGCGGCGGCCCTCCGCGACCGCGGTATCGAACTCTCGGCGGACGACCTCCTCGCGCGGATCCGACGCCTCGACGAGGGAGGCGTCCTGACGCGGTTCGGCGCGCTCGTCGACGCCGAGGCCATCGGCGGGACGGCGACGCTCGTGGCGATGCACGCGCCCGAGGAGCGGTTCGACGAGGTGGCCGACCTGGTGAACGCCCACCGCGAGGTGGCGCACAACTACGAGCGCGAACACCCCCACCTCAACATGTGGTTCGTCGTGAGCGTGGCGGGCGGGGACGGCGAAACCGCGAGCGACCGGGTCGAGGCGGTCCTCGCGGACATCGAGGCCGAGACGGGGCAGCCGACGTACGACATGCCGAAGCTGCGGGAGTTCCGCGTCGAGGCGAAGTTCCTCCTCGACGGTCCCATTCCGGAGGGCGACGTGGACCTCTCGCACCTCGGGCCGGCGGTGGAGCCGTCGGGGCGGACGACCCTCACGCCCGCCGAGCGCGACCTCGTCCTCGAGATCCAGGGCGGCCTCCCGCTCACCGCGACGCCGTACGCCGACGTCGCGGACGCGATCGGCCGTGACCCCGAGTGGGTCGTCCGGACGATAAAGCGGTTCGACGCAGAGGGGAAGATCAGGCGCGTCGGCGTCGTCCCCAACCACTACGCGCTCGGCTACACCGAGAACGGGATGACGGTCTGGAACGTCCCCGACGGGGTCGTCGAGACCGTCGGCCCGGCGGTCGCGTCGCTCGACTTCGTCACGCACTGCTACCAGCGACCGCGCCACGAACCCGTCTGGCCGTACAACTTCTTCGCGATGACCCACGGCCGCTCGGAGGAGGAGAGCCGGGAACGGATCGAGCGGGTGCACGAGGTCATGAGCGAGCACTGGGACGTGGGCGAGGACGACTGGGACACGCTGTTCTCGACGCGCATCCTCAAGAAGACGGGCATCCGGATGGCAGAACGGGCGGAGGCCAACACCCGACCGTGA
- a CDS encoding DUF7344 domain-containing protein: protein MEDRNPDEEGEGAQTGRSVEGTDEGAVPLGVLQLDYVFRALAHSRRRYLLYTLKERSRWTLTDLATKIAAWEDEIAEEAVTGEARDRVYISLYHAHVPKLVEDGIVTFDREAETIGRGEHASQVLAALEGVGASLDAGQESHARREFDAGNE, encoded by the coding sequence ATGGAGGATCGAAACCCCGATGAAGAGGGGGAAGGAGCACAGACGGGACGGTCCGTCGAGGGTACCGACGAGGGGGCCGTTCCGCTCGGCGTCTTACAGTTGGACTACGTGTTTCGGGCGCTCGCTCACTCGCGGCGGCGGTATCTCCTCTACACGCTGAAGGAACGATCGCGATGGACGCTCACCGACCTCGCGACCAAGATCGCCGCCTGGGAGGACGAGATAGCCGAGGAGGCGGTCACGGGGGAGGCGCGCGACCGGGTGTACATCTCGCTCTACCACGCGCACGTCCCGAAACTGGTCGAGGACGGGATCGTCACGTTCGACCGAGAGGCCGAGACGATCGGTCGGGGGGAGCACGCCTCGCAGGTGCTGGCCGCCCTCGAAGGGGTCGGCGCGAGTCTCGACGCCGGTCAGGAGAGCCACGCACGGAGGGAGTTCGATGCCGGGAACGAGTGA
- a CDS encoding DUF63 family protein: protein MSSAPYLAWTAFGVLGTLVVTAAAWELLRQAAPAVAARSGYVERFAVFGQALDGVSTLVGVDALSFVELVPISRAILEVAAGLPTAPLFGTGWLFVLVKLGVALAVVVAVADLRGSDDDYRRAVLIAAGLVGLLPGLSNLLLYATA, encoded by the coding sequence ATGTCGTCCGCCCCGTACCTCGCGTGGACCGCCTTCGGCGTGCTCGGGACGCTCGTCGTGACCGCGGCGGCGTGGGAGTTGCTCCGCCAGGCCGCGCCCGCCGTCGCCGCCCGGTCCGGCTACGTGGAGCGCTTCGCGGTCTTCGGGCAGGCGCTCGACGGCGTCTCGACGCTCGTCGGCGTCGACGCCCTCTCGTTCGTGGAACTGGTCCCGATCTCGCGGGCGATCCTGGAGGTCGCGGCGGGGCTACCGACTGCGCCGCTGTTCGGCACCGGCTGGCTGTTCGTGCTGGTGAAACTCGGCGTCGCGCTCGCCGTGGTGGTCGCCGTCGCCGACCTCCGCGGCTCCGACGACGACTACCGCCGGGCCGTGCTGATCGCGGCGGGCCTCGTCGGACTCCTCCCCGGCCTGAGCAACCTCCTGCTGTACGCGACGGCGTAG
- the hemA gene encoding glutamyl-tRNA reductase: MTIGRGVITGVSVSHQRADLDAIEAASATGQSAVVRSLLATPGVTEAFALQTCNRAEAYVVADAPETGRAALSEVVTDVSADAVRSLTHEESLRHLMRVACGLESLVVGEDQILGQLRDAYLDAREAGAVGPMLEDALMKAVHVGERARSETAINEGAVSLGSAAVRVARGELDLGDATALVVGAGEMGTLAARALAEEAGRLLVANRTVDRAEYVARALGGETAALDLAALPVAVDEADVVVTATGADSHVLDADALSNAGETLVIDLAQPRDVDPLADGLSHVTVYDLDALQSVTDRTASRREDAAREVEAMIDREFERLLSQYKRKRADEVIAAMYEGAEAIKGREVGRALSRLEATDDAFTDEQREVVESLADALVGQILASPTKSLRDAAEKDDWSTINTALQLFDPHNERPVGAPDDGTSGTVPDAVSIDDLPEPLREEMPTAVLEQLSDD, from the coding sequence ATGACGATCGGACGTGGCGTGATAACCGGCGTGAGCGTCTCCCACCAGCGTGCGGACCTCGACGCGATCGAGGCGGCGAGCGCGACGGGACAGAGCGCCGTCGTCCGCTCGCTGCTCGCCACGCCGGGCGTGACGGAGGCGTTCGCCCTCCAGACGTGTAACCGCGCCGAGGCCTACGTCGTCGCCGACGCCCCGGAGACCGGACGAGCCGCGCTGAGCGAGGTCGTGACGGACGTCTCCGCCGACGCGGTTCGCTCCCTCACCCACGAGGAGAGCCTGCGCCACCTCATGCGCGTCGCCTGCGGGCTCGAATCGCTCGTCGTCGGCGAGGATCAGATCCTCGGCCAGCTGCGCGACGCCTACCTCGACGCCCGCGAGGCCGGAGCGGTCGGGCCCATGCTGGAGGACGCGCTGATGAAGGCCGTGCACGTGGGCGAGCGGGCGCGGAGCGAGACGGCGATCAACGAGGGGGCCGTCTCCCTGGGGAGCGCGGCGGTCCGCGTCGCCCGCGGGGAACTCGACCTCGGCGACGCGACGGCGCTCGTCGTGGGGGCGGGCGAGATGGGGACGCTCGCCGCCCGCGCGCTCGCGGAGGAGGCGGGCCGCCTGCTCGTCGCCAACCGCACGGTCGACCGCGCGGAGTACGTCGCCCGCGCGCTCGGCGGCGAGACGGCCGCCCTCGACCTCGCGGCGCTCCCCGTCGCCGTCGACGAGGCCGACGTCGTCGTGACGGCGACGGGGGCCGACAGCCACGTCCTCGACGCGGACGCGCTCTCGAACGCGGGCGAGACGCTGGTCATCGACCTCGCGCAACCCCGAGACGTGGACCCGCTCGCCGACGGCCTCTCGCACGTCACCGTCTACGACCTCGACGCCCTCCAGTCGGTGACCGACCGGACGGCGTCCCGGCGCGAGGACGCCGCGCGCGAGGTCGAGGCGATGATCGACCGCGAGTTCGAACGCCTCCTCTCGCAGTACAAGCGCAAGCGCGCCGACGAGGTCATCGCCGCCATGTACGAGGGGGCGGAGGCGATCAAGGGCCGCGAGGTCGGGCGGGCGCTCTCCCGCCTGGAGGCGACCGACGACGCGTTCACCGACGAGCAGCGCGAGGTCGTCGAGTCGCTCGCGGACGCGCTCGTCGGCCAGATCCTCGCCTCGCCGACCAAGAGCCTCCGCGACGCCGCCGAGAAGGACGACTGGAGCACGATCAACACGGCCCTCCAGCTGTTCGACCCGCACAACGAGCGGCCGGTCGGCGCGCCCGACGACGGGACCTCCGGGACGGTCCCCGACGCCGTCTCGATCGACGACCTCCCCGAACCCCTCCGCGAGGAGATGCCGACGGCCGTCCTCGAACAGCTGAGCGACGACTGA
- a CDS encoding site-specific integrase has product MVCGRLYAPLLSVLWRCGVRSGTIRAFDVEDYDRENEWLRAVHREGTPLKNKERRERLIALSLDTCQVLNDYVDHTRHDVTGKVERNPLFATQFSWRKQEVFGHRIKRSGFSAASQNVQKF; this is encoded by the coding sequence ATGGTTTGTGGACGCCTCTATGCACCGTTGCTGTCGGTTCTCTGGCGGTGTGGCGTACGCTCAGGGACAATCAGGGCCTTCGACGTCGAGGACTACGACCGGGAGAACGAGTGGCTTCGTGCTGTCCACCGGGAAGGCACACCGCTCAAGAACAAGGAGAGGAGAGAGCGGCTGATCGCCCTAAGCCTGGATACCTGCCAAGTCTTGAACGACTACGTTGACCACACTCGGCACGACGTCACTGGCAAGGTAGAGCGAAATCCCTTGTTTGCCACTCAGTTTTCTTGGAGAAAGCAGGAGGTATTTGGCCACAGAATAAAGCGAAGTGGCTTCAGCGCCGCCTCACAGAATGTCCAGAAATTCTAG
- a CDS encoding precorrin-2 dehydrogenase/sirohydrochlorin ferrochelatase family protein — protein MIPLLHDFTGRRVLVFGGGRVGARRARTFAREAEVVVVSPAFVGDGDGEREGDEPGDERGYGDATLVRAAPAPDDVPAWFDRVAPALVVAATDDPSLNDAIAAEARARGVLVNRADRAGGRDLGGVAIPATVRDDPVVVAVSTGGRSPALSRVLRERIEREIDGAGDLARVTGDLRERLRDDHPPDERRAAVRAVVRSDRVWKTLGGGADKTETIVDEIVSAELGEST, from the coding sequence GTGATCCCGCTGCTGCACGACTTCACCGGTCGGCGCGTGCTCGTCTTCGGTGGGGGACGCGTGGGCGCGCGGCGCGCGCGCACCTTCGCACGCGAGGCGGAGGTCGTCGTCGTCAGCCCCGCCTTCGTCGGTGACGGAGACGGGGAGAGGGAGGGGGACGAACCGGGCGACGAGAGGGGGTACGGCGACGCGACCCTGGTTCGGGCCGCACCCGCCCCCGACGACGTGCCCGCGTGGTTCGACCGCGTCGCGCCCGCGCTGGTCGTGGCGGCGACCGACGATCCCTCCCTCAACGACGCGATCGCGGCCGAGGCTCGCGCGCGCGGCGTGCTCGTCAACCGGGCGGATCGCGCCGGGGGACGGGATCTCGGCGGCGTGGCGATTCCCGCGACGGTCCGCGACGACCCCGTCGTGGTCGCGGTCTCGACGGGTGGGCGGAGCCCCGCGCTGAGTCGGGTCCTCCGCGAGCGGATCGAGCGCGAGATCGACGGCGCGGGCGACCTCGCGCGCGTCACGGGTGACCTGCGCGAGCGGCTTCGGGACGACCACCCGCCCGACGAGCGGCGGGCGGCGGTACGGGCGGTCGTGCGATCGGACCGCGTTTGGAAGACTTTAGGTGGAGGAGCGGATAAGACGGAGACGATAGTGGACGAAATCGTCTCCGCTGAACTCGGTGAGTCGACATGA
- a CDS encoding HalOD1 output domain-containing protein produces MPGTSDGRTDGGGATDGSPTARTLVHQRPYDPDGDTELTVEIVYAVAAAEDVPPVEVRSPSLYECVDVVAIEDAFFGPEVAGASRAGFGNVEFRYRDYLVRIRSDGWIMVYELE; encoded by the coding sequence ATGCCGGGAACGAGTGACGGTCGGACCGACGGCGGCGGAGCGACCGACGGGTCTCCCACCGCCCGAACACTCGTCCATCAGCGCCCCTACGACCCGGACGGCGATACGGAACTCACCGTCGAGATCGTCTACGCCGTCGCGGCGGCCGAGGACGTCCCTCCGGTCGAGGTGCGATCCCCGTCCCTGTACGAGTGCGTGGACGTGGTGGCGATCGAGGACGCCTTCTTCGGGCCGGAGGTGGCCGGCGCGTCCCGCGCCGGGTTCGGTAACGTGGAGTTCCGATACCGCGACTACCTCGTCAGGATCCGGAGCGACGGCTGGATCATGGTGTACGAACTCGAGTGA
- a CDS encoding GNAT family N-acetyltransferase — translation MPGPVFLEGEAVTLRPIEEEDVEFLQRCMNDPRVWRYALDVNPTNRVQTEAFFEDVLSGDDGVHCLACDGDEPLGVVSLTGSRYGPDETARARAAELAYWFAPERHGRGYGSDAAATMVRYAFEDRNLRRVSARLGSFNDASAGLLESLGFEHEGTLREAAWFRGEYHDVRWYGLLREEWRAREEGPRPDDGT, via the coding sequence ATGCCCGGACCGGTCTTCCTGGAGGGCGAGGCGGTCACCCTCCGGCCGATAGAGGAGGAGGACGTCGAGTTCCTCCAGCGATGCATGAACGACCCGCGCGTCTGGCGTTACGCGCTCGACGTGAACCCCACGAACCGCGTGCAGACGGAGGCGTTCTTCGAGGACGTGCTCTCCGGCGACGACGGCGTCCACTGCCTCGCCTGCGACGGCGACGAACCGCTGGGCGTCGTCTCGCTGACCGGCTCTCGCTACGGCCCGGACGAGACGGCCCGGGCGCGCGCCGCGGAACTCGCCTACTGGTTCGCGCCCGAACGCCACGGTCGGGGGTACGGCTCCGACGCCGCCGCGACGATGGTCCGGTACGCCTTCGAGGACCGGAACCTCCGGCGCGTGAGCGCGCGCCTCGGGAGCTTCAACGACGCCTCGGCGGGCCTGCTGGAGTCGCTCGGCTTCGAGCACGAGGGCACCCTGCGGGAGGCGGCGTGGTTCCGCGGCGAGTACCACGACGTGCGCTGGTACGGCCTCCTGCGCGAGGAGTGGCGGGCGCGGGAGGAGGGACCGCGACCCGACGACGGTACGTGA